The Halomonas qaidamensis genome includes the window TACGTCTAGCGCGAGTTTGGCACCTTTATGACCAGCCAGCGCTTGGTCTTCGACCTCACGCATATCATTGGTCAGGCCGGAAAGGCCTAATAAGCCACTTTGCTTGTTAAGTACGTTGTCAATCTCATCCAGTGACCAATTTAGTTGGCGGTGAAGATGAGCATGCAAGCCAGGGTCGACATCGCCGCTGCGGGTTCCCATCACTAAGCCTTCCAGCGGCGTAAGCCCCATGCTGGTATCCAGGCTTTGGTTATTCCAGATGGCGCTAGTAGAACAGCCATTACCTAGGTGAGCGGTCAGCCAGCCGCCTGCACCGCGGTTGCTTAATGTGGCGGCACGCTGGCTGACATATGCATGGCTAGTGCCATGAAATCCGTAGCGACGGATTCCGTATTCGGTATACAACGCTTCAGGTAGTGCGTAGCGGTAGGCCCGTGGGGGCAGTGTTTGGTGAAAAGCAGTATCAAACACGGCTACCTGAGGCAGGTCAGGAAACACATCTTGGGTAGCGGCAATGCCCGCTAAGTTAGCCGGGTTATGCAGTGGCGCAAGCGCTGCAGTGGCTTCAATTGCATCAATAACATGATCGTCAATCATTGCCGCCTGGGTAAAGTGCTCGCCGCCGTGAACAATACGGTGCCCAACTGCACCGGGTACTCGACCTTCTAGTCGCTCAAGAATGGCCTTCAGCGCTTCAGCGTGATCAGCATTGGGTAGTGTCTGAGTGAAGCGTTTACCTGAGCTAGTATTGCCCTTTAAACAGGCTTCGCTACTGCCTAGTCGCTCTGCTAAACCCGCTAACCGTGATGCATTAGGGTCTGAATCAATCAACGCATATTTAATAGAAGATGAGCCGCAGTTAATGACCAGCACCGATGTGTTCATAACAACCTTTATAAAGTAGTTAGCATAAAATTGGGGTAGACCTTAGTTTAGCATGCTGCGTTGCATGATATTAGCGGGCTATTGGGTTAGCCTTAACCTTAAAATGTCGGCACTCTGACGACATACCCACTGAAAATGAGCCGTTTTTTTCTTATGTCTTCTTCGCCGTTACCCGTGCTGCTGCCGCGTCACTTAGCCATTCTTTTGATGATGTCAGTAGCGACGATGTTTGCTGCCAACCACGTTTCCGCGCGGTTAGCGTTTGATAACGGCACTGGCTTGCTGCTTGCGGTATTAATGCGCTCAGGCGTGGCGTGTTTGATTTTGCTGACGTTGGTACTAGTTCAGAAGAAGCGACTCTGGCTACCTCCCAGCACCTGGCCATGGCAATTAGCGGTAGGGCTGCTTATTGCTATTCAAAGCGTGAGTCTTTATTCAGCGGTTGCACGCTTGCCGGTGGTTATTGCGCTCCTGCTGGTCAATACCTTTCCTATTCAACTAGCGCTGTTAAGTTGGGCACTAGGCGGGTCTCGGCCTTCACTGCGTAGCTGTCTGATTATGGGCACGATCTTAATTGGGCTGTTAGTGGTGCTCGATATACCGAGTTGGTTTGCGGATGCTAATGCCATGGGGCCTGAATGGTTAGCCGGTATTGGATTTGGG containing:
- a CDS encoding acetate/propionate family kinase, coding for MNTSVLVINCGSSSIKYALIDSDPNASRLAGLAERLGSSEACLKGNTSSGKRFTQTLPNADHAEALKAILERLEGRVPGAVGHRIVHGGEHFTQAAMIDDHVIDAIEATAALAPLHNPANLAGIAATQDVFPDLPQVAVFDTAFHQTLPPRAYRYALPEALYTEYGIRRYGFHGTSHAYVSQRAATLSNRGAGGWLTAHLGNGCSTSAIWNNQSLDTSMGLTPLEGLVMGTRSGDVDPGLHAHLHRQLNWSLDEIDNVLNKQSGLLGLSGLTNDMREVEDQALAGHKGAKLALDVFCYRIAKSLAALSCALPQLDGIIFTGGIGENSPTVRRNVLALLPHFRFSVDDVANEATIRGKEGKVDNADHHGPEVWVIPTDEEGRIAMETRHCVETSE
- a CDS encoding EamA family transporter; this encodes MSSSPLPVLLPRHLAILLMMSVATMFAANHVSARLAFDNGTGLLLAVLMRSGVACLILLTLVLVQKKRLWLPPSTWPWQLAVGLLIAIQSVSLYSAVARLPVVIALLLVNTFPIQLALLSWALGGSRPSLRSCLIMGTILIGLLVVLDIPSWFADANAMGPEWLAGIGFGLTAAFAFACALWVTEHRLAGVGSTFRSLLTMQTVFIVMIVGGLLGAVPGGMSLPDNSAGWTGLALLALLYGSAFSLLFIFVPRLDMARNAPVMNFEPVASLLLGYIVLGQMLSPSQLVGGAVVVGGIVVLSLSKGR